In one Meles meles chromosome 17, mMelMel3.1 paternal haplotype, whole genome shotgun sequence genomic region, the following are encoded:
- the DISP1 gene encoding protein dispatched homolog 1 isoform X5 has product MCTVFIVVCALVGVLVPELPDFSDPLLGFEPRGTAIGQRLVTWNNMVKNTGYKATLANYPFKYADEQAKSHRDDRWSDDHYEREKREVDWNFHKDSFFCDVPSDRYSRVVFTSAGEETLWNLPAIKSMCNVDNSRIRSHPKFGDLCQRTTAASCCPSWTLGNYIAILNNRSSCQKIVERDVSHTLKLVRACAKHYHNGTLEPDCWDAGARRKGQLKCTGVPRKCTKYNAVYQILHYLVDKDFLTAQVASPAAPALKYSMLFTPTEKGESMMDIYLDNFEHWNGSDGVTTVAGIEFGIKHSLFQDYLLTDTTYPAIAVLLVLLVMCAYTRSLFITLMTMFAVISSLIVSYFLYRVVFNFEFFPFMNLTALVILVGIGADDAFVLCDVWSYTKFDRPHAATAETVGITLQHAALSMFVTSFTTAAAFYANYVSNITAIRCFGVYAGTAILVNYVLMVTWLPAVVVLHERYLLNMFSCFKKPPQQVFEGKSCWTVARRTCHRALLAVSEASRIFFEKVLPCIVIKFRYLWLLWFLALTVGGAYVVCVNPKMKLPSLELSEFQLFRPSHPFERYDAEYKKLFMFERVHRGEELHMPITVVWGVSPEDNGDPLNPKSKGKLALDGSFNIASPASQVWILHFCQKLRNQTFFYQTEEQDFTSCFIETFKQWMENQDCDEPALYLCCRRWSFPYKQEIFELCIKRAIMELERSTGYHLDSKTPGPRFDVNDTIRAVVLEFQSTYLFTLAYEKMHQFYKEVDTWISRELSSAPEGLSNGWFVSNLEFYDLQDSLSDGTLIAMGLSVAVAFSVMLLTTWNVIISLYAIFSIAGTIFVTVGSLVLLGWELNVLESVIISVAVGLSVDFAVHYGVAYRLAPDADREGKVIFSLSRMGSAIAMAALTTFVAGAMMMPSTVLAYTQLGTFMMLIMCISWAFATFFFQCMCRCLGPQGTCGQIPLPRKLQCSAFSHALSATPADKGQSKARAMSDYHFDPRAQKSDMEQEFYELEPLASHSCSTSDKAAYEETHICSEFFSNQAKSLGLPVQAAYSPSSKQETSPVSFPPALEQHSLCRFFSLNQQCRCPNAYRHLSPSPHAGAQAGDGLCPRCAAASSFVHMQKAPEGFVCAVPHIRHCPCLQGRARQLGVQSPLPTGLFIHPVQHVQVQEKVSKASAQGTEEPGPQTPEPPSFVHRSPGSLQKPSCDPENSQRGLSRDRDLRNVEGSRGARNKGLGPGGPADEAERKVEPCLSQDSKYLNQNEPKPVFNHCTGDARCCPNDPQRCGQGVQVTCGCAGHQMLECEASVPPALTHSEHSSESLLIKTL; this is encoded by the exons ATGTGCACTGTGTTCATCGTCGTCTGCGCCTTGGTTGGGGTGTTAGTGCCCGAGCTTCCTGACTTCTCTGATCCACTGCTG GGTTTTGAGCCAAGAGGGACTGCGATAGGCCAGAGACTGGTCACATGGAATAACATGGTGAAAAATACAGGATACAAAGCAACATTAGCAAATTATCCTTTTAAATATGCAGATGAACAGGCCAAAAG CCATCGGGATGATAGATGGTCAGATGATCactatgaaagagagaaaagagaagttgaCTGGAACTTCCACAAAGACAGCTTTTTCTGTGATGTTCCGA GTGACCGATATTCCAGAGTAGTATTTACTTCAGCTGGAGAGGAGACACTATGGAATTTACCTGCCATTAAATCAATGTGCAATGTAGATAATTCAAGG ATTAGATCCCACCCGAAGTTCGGCGACCTGTGCCAGAGGACAACGGCTGCATCCTGCTGCCCCAGCTGGACATTGGGGAACTACATCGCCATCCTCAACAACAGGTCGTCCTGCCAGAAGATCGTGGAGCGAGACGTGTCTCACACCCTGAAGCTGGTACGCGCATGCGCCAAGCACTACCACAACGGCACCCTGGAGCCCGACTGCTGGGACGCGGGCGCCAGGAGAAAGGGGCAGCTCAAGTGCACAGGTGTGCCTCGCAAATGCACCAAATACAACGCAGTCTACCAGATCCTGCACTACCTGGTGGACAAGGACTTCCTGACCGCACAGGTGGCCAGCCCCGCCGCGCCGGCTCTCAAGTACAGCATGCTCTTTACTCccacagagaagggggagagCATGATGGACATCTACCTGGACAACTTCGAGCACTGGAATGGCTCGGACGGTGTTACCACTGTGGCGGGCATCGAGTTCGGCATCAAACACAGCCTGTTCCAGGACTATCTGCTGACGGACACCACCTACCCGGCCATCGCGGTCCTGCTGGTCCTCCTGGTCATGTGCGCCTACACCAGGTCCCTGTTCATCACACTGATGACCATGTTCGCCGTCATCAGCTCCCTCATTGTCTCCTATTTCCTCTACCGTGTAGTGTTCAACTTCGAGTTCTTCCCTTTCATGAACCTCACCGCACTTGTTATTCTGGTTGGAATTGGTGCAGACGATGCGTTTGTCCTATGTGACGTGTGGAGCTACACCAAGTTCGACCGGCCACACGCAGCGACTGCGGAGACAGTGGGCATCACTCTGCAGCACGCGGCACTGTCCATGTTTGTCACCAGCTTCACCACGGCCGCAGCCTTCTACGCCAACTACGTGAGCAACATCACTGCCATCCGCTGCTTCGGCGTGTACGCGGGGACTGCCATCCTGGTGAACTATGTGCTGATGGTCACATGGCTCCCAGCCGTCGTCGTCCTGCACGAGCGCTACCTCCTCAACATGTTCAGCTGCTTCAAGAAGCCACCGCAGCAGGTCTTCGAGGGCAAGAGCTGCTGGACAGTGGCCCGCCGGACATGCCACAGGGCGCTGTTAGCTGTTTCAGAAGCCTCGCGCATTTTTTTTGAGAAGGTGTTGCCATGCATCGTCATTAAGTTCCGCTACCTTTGGCTGCTGTGGTTCCTGGCCCTGACCGTGGGCGGGGCCTATGTTGTGTGTGTGAACCCCAAGATGAAGCTGCCATCCCTGGAGCTGTCCGAGTTTCAGCTCTTCAGGCCCTCCCATCCCTTTGAGCGCTATGATGCCGAGTACAAGAAGCTCTTCATGTTTGAGCGTGTCCACCGTGGGGAGGAGCTGCATATGCCCATCACCGTGGTCTGGGGCGTGTCCCCAGAAGACAACGGAGACCCCCTGAACCCCAAGAGTAAGGGGAAGCTGGCGCTGGATGGCAGCTTTAACATCGCAAGCCCGGCTTCCCAGGTATGGATCCTGCACTTCTGTCAGAAGCTGAGAAACCAAACTTTCTTCTACCAGACGGAGGAGCAGGACTTCACCAGCTGCTTCATCGAGACATTCAAGCAGTGGATGGAGAACCAGGACTGCGACGAGCCTGCCCTGTACCTGTGCTGCCGGCGCTGGAGCTTCCCCTACAAGCAGGAGATCTTTGAGCTGTGCATCAAGAGGGCCATAATGGAGCTGGAGAGAAGTACCGGCTACCATCTGGACAGCAAGACCCCGGGTCCGCGGTTCGATGTCAACGATACCATCCGGGCGGTCGTGCTGGAGTTCCAGAGCACCTACCTCTTCACACTGGCCTATGAGAAGATGCACCAGTTCTACAAGGAGGTGGACACGTGGATCTCCCGGGAGCTCAGCTCGGCCCCCGAGGGCCTCAGCAACGGCTGGTTTGTCAGCAACCTGGAGTTCTATGACCTCCAGGACAGCCTCTCCGACGGCACGCTCATTGCCATGGGGCTGTCCGTGGCTGTGGCCTTCAGCGTCATGCTGCTCACCACCTGGAATGTCATCATTAGCCTGTATGCCATCTTTTCCATTGCCGGGACCATATTCGTCACTGTCGGCTCTCTTGTcctgctgggctgggagctgaACGTCCTGGAGTCTGTCATCATCTCAGTGGCTGTCGGCCTATCCGTGGATTTTGCTGTCCACTATGGGGTCGCTTACCGCCTGGCCCCAGACGCCGACCGGGAGGGAAAGGTGATCTTCTCGCTGAGCCGCATGGGTTCTGCCATTGCTATGGCTGCGCTGACCACCTTTGTGGCAGGGGCCATGATGATGCCATCCACAGTTCTGGCATACACCCAGCTGGGCACCTTCATGATGCTCATCATGTGCATCAGCTGGGCCTTCGCCACCTTCTTTTTCCAGTGCATGTGCCGCTGCCTCGGGCCGCAGGGCACCTGTGGGCAGATTCCGCTGCCCAGGAAGCTGCAGTGCAGTGCGTTCTCTCACGCCCTGTCCGCGACCCCTGCTGACAAGGGACAGAGCAAAGCGCGTGCCATGAGTGATTATCACTTTGACCCCAGGGCCCAGAAATCCGACATGGAGCAGGAGTTTTACGAGTTGGAACCCCTGGCGTCCCACAGCTGCTCCACGTCTGATAAGGCAGCTTATGAGGAGACCCACATCTGCTCCGAGTTTTTCAGCAACCAGGCCAAGAGTCTGGGGCTGCCTGTGCAAGCCGCTTACAGTCCGAGCTCCAAACAGGAAACCAGCCCCGTCTCCTTCCCGCCCGCTCTCGAGCAGCACAGCCTGTGTCGCTTCTTCTCTCTGAATCAGCAGTGTCGTTGCCCAAACGCCTACAGACACTTGAGCCCCAGCCCGCATGCTGGAGCACAGGCGGGCGATGGCCTGTGCCCCCGATGCGCTGCCGCCAGCAGCTTTGTGCACATGCAGAAAGCCCCCGAAGGCTTTGTATGCGCTGTCCCACACATCCGCCACTGCCCCTGCCTGCAGGGCAGAGCCCGACAGCTGGGAGTGCAGAGCCCTCTGCCCACAGGCCTCTTTATCCACCCGGTGCAGCACGTGCAGGTCCAGGAGAAAGTCAGCAAGGCCAGTGCCCAGGGCACAGAGGAGCCCGGTCCACAGACCCCAGAGCCTCCATCCTTTGTCCACAGAAGCCCCGGGTCTTTACAAAAACCCAGCTGTGATCCCGAGAACAGCCAAAGAGGACTCTCCAGAGACAGAGACCTCAGGAACGTGGAGGGCAGCAGAGGGGCCAGGAACAAGGGCTTGGGTCCAGGGGGTCCAGCAGATGAGGCAGAAAGGAAAGTTGAGCCATGCCTGTCACAGGACTCCAAATATTTAAATCAGAATGAACCAAAACCCGTGTTTAACCACTGCACAGGGGACGCCCGGTGCTGCCCTAATGACCCACAGAGGTGTGGCCAAGGGGTCCAGGTGACATGCGGGTGTGCAGGCCATCAGATGCTGGAGTGTGAAGCCAGCGTGCCCCCTGCACTGACACACTCAGAACATTCTAGTGAAAGTTTGTTAATAAAAACACTCTAA